Proteins encoded in a region of the Mycolicibacterium duvalii genome:
- a CDS encoding O-succinylhomoserine sulfhydrylase yields the protein MSIRTPQPLPEGVSQETIGVRGGLLRSGFEETAEALYLTSGYVYESAAAAEQAFTGEIDRYVYSRYGNPTISMFEERLRLIEGAPACFATATGMSAVFTALGALLAAGDRLVAARSLFGSCFVVCNEILPRWGVETVFVDGDDLSQWEEALSVPTQAVFFETPSNPMQQLVDIAAVSEMAHGAGAKVVLDNVFATPILQQGFPLGVDVVVYSGTKHIDGQGRVLGGAILGSREFIDEPVQKLMRHTGPGLSPFNAWTLLKGLETLALRVGHQNSSAQRIAEYLEQHAAVNWVRYPFLTSHPQYDLAKRQMTGGGTVITFELKGGSKERAFEVLDKLQIVDISNNLGDAKSLITHPATTTHRAMGPEGRAAIGLGDGVVRISVGLEGVDDLIADLDRALG from the coding sequence ATGAGCATCCGGACGCCACAACCGCTGCCCGAGGGCGTCAGCCAGGAGACCATCGGAGTGCGCGGTGGTCTGCTGCGTTCGGGATTCGAAGAGACCGCCGAGGCGCTGTACCTGACCTCTGGTTACGTCTACGAGAGTGCGGCGGCCGCCGAACAGGCGTTCACCGGCGAGATCGACCGCTACGTCTATTCGCGGTACGGCAACCCGACCATCTCCATGTTCGAGGAGCGGCTGCGCCTCATCGAGGGGGCGCCCGCCTGCTTCGCCACCGCGACGGGCATGTCGGCGGTGTTCACCGCCCTCGGTGCGCTGCTGGCCGCCGGAGACCGGCTGGTCGCGGCGCGCAGCCTGTTCGGGTCCTGCTTCGTGGTCTGCAACGAGATCCTGCCCCGGTGGGGAGTGGAGACGGTGTTCGTCGACGGCGACGACCTGTCCCAGTGGGAGGAGGCGCTCTCGGTCCCGACGCAGGCGGTGTTCTTCGAAACGCCGTCCAACCCGATGCAGCAGCTGGTCGACATCGCCGCCGTCTCCGAGATGGCGCATGGCGCGGGCGCAAAGGTGGTGTTGGACAACGTCTTCGCCACCCCGATTCTGCAGCAGGGCTTCCCGTTGGGCGTCGATGTGGTGGTGTACTCGGGCACCAAGCACATCGACGGTCAGGGACGGGTGCTCGGCGGTGCGATCCTGGGCAGCCGGGAGTTCATCGACGAACCGGTGCAGAAGCTGATGCGCCACACCGGGCCCGGGTTGAGTCCCTTCAATGCGTGGACTCTGCTCAAAGGCCTGGAGACGCTGGCTCTGCGTGTCGGACACCAGAATTCGTCGGCGCAGCGCATCGCCGAGTATCTCGAGCAGCACGCCGCGGTGAACTGGGTGCGTTACCCGTTCCTGACCTCACATCCGCAGTACGACCTGGCCAAGCGCCAGATGACCGGCGGCGGAACGGTGATCACGTTCGAGCTCAAGGGCGGCAGCAAGGAGCGTGCGTTCGAGGTGCTCGACAAGTTGCAGATCGTCGACATCTCCAACAACCTGGGCGATGCCAAGTCGCTGATCACCCACCCGGCCACCACCACCCACCGCGCGATGGGGCCCGAGGGCCGCGCCGCGATCGGCCTGGGCGACGGCGTGGTCCGGATCTCGGTGGGGCTGGAAGGCGTCGACGACCTGATCGCCGATCTGGACCGGGCGCTCGGATAA
- a CDS encoding rhodanese-like domain-containing protein: MSYAGDITPEQAWKLLSENADAVLVDVRTDAEWRFVGVPDLTALQRDAVFIEWNRTDGSRNDGFVDDLQAAGITPGERPVVFLCRSGNRSIGAAEAATEVGIGPSYNILDGFEGDLDENKHRGTTGWKAVGLPWKQS; this comes from the coding sequence GTGAGTTATGCCGGAGACATCACCCCAGAGCAGGCATGGAAGCTGCTGAGTGAGAATGCCGATGCCGTGCTCGTCGATGTTCGCACCGACGCCGAGTGGCGCTTCGTCGGGGTACCGGATCTGACCGCGCTGCAGCGCGACGCGGTGTTCATCGAATGGAACCGGACCGACGGATCGCGCAACGACGGCTTCGTCGACGATCTGCAGGCCGCCGGGATCACGCCGGGTGAACGGCCCGTGGTGTTCCTGTGCCGCTCGGGCAACCGTTCCATCGGCGCGGCCGAGGCTGCCACCGAGGTTGGTATCGGTCCGTCCTACAACATCCTGGACGGCTTCGAGGGCGACCTCGACGAGAACAAGCACCGGGGAACGACCGGCTGGAAGGCCGTAGGGCTGCCCTGGAAGCAGTCATGA
- a CDS encoding Rv0361 family membrane protein — MTESEESTGSSAGPFLGALAIIVAVVIAIWLFNVFSGDGLTEEQQIARVAAGQNDALQRLDYADFRSYSCVALHRSESEVLDRQRESESQRGNRVVERVDAVVIEGDRATADVTYYFDSNREAKETVPTTFVREGGGWKVCSPGPS; from the coding sequence ATGACCGAGTCCGAGGAGTCCACCGGCTCCAGCGCCGGCCCGTTCCTGGGGGCGTTGGCCATCATCGTCGCCGTCGTGATCGCAATCTGGCTGTTCAACGTGTTCTCCGGCGACGGACTCACCGAAGAGCAGCAGATAGCGCGCGTCGCGGCAGGCCAGAACGACGCGTTGCAGCGACTCGATTATGCCGATTTCAGGTCGTACTCGTGCGTCGCCTTGCATCGCAGCGAGTCCGAAGTCCTTGACCGGCAACGCGAATCGGAGTCGCAGCGTGGCAACCGGGTGGTGGAGCGCGTGGATGCCGTCGTCATCGAGGGCGACCGGGCCACCGCGGATGTCACCTACTACTTCGACAGCAACCGCGAGGCCAAGGAAACCGTGCCGACCACCTTCGTGCGCGAGGGTGGCGGCTGGAAGGTCTGTTCGCCCGGTCCGAGCTAG
- the purT gene encoding formate-dependent phosphoribosylglycinamide formyltransferase, whose translation MSDTTDGGAPAEHAAGRATATVLLLGAGERSRELVLAFQHLGAEVIAADEYPDAPAHTVADRSAVLTLTDGAALTALIDAEKPDIVVADTGAVATDALIAVAERAEVEVFPTPRSVRLSLDGEGLRRLAADELGLPTAPFWFAGSVEELGAVAKHAGFPLVVKPVAAAPGEGQSVLLRPDDIEPAWRRAVAGGRLSLHRVMAESVVEVDVEVTLLTVRTTGPAGPAVSFFEPIGHHELDGDTVEAWQPQQLSAAALDAAKSIAARIVNSLGGRGLFAVELLVRGDEVYFADVRPRPHDTGLVTLRSQRLSEFELHARAILGLPVDTIMISPSAVEVTYRAVEGASTVAVAGETRRRELAEALAVAESDVRVFRGTDQSAGRPWATVATATAPDVIVARDRVRRIAAVLRSHR comes from the coding sequence ATGAGTGACACGACGGACGGCGGCGCGCCCGCCGAACACGCGGCGGGCCGTGCCACGGCCACGGTCCTGCTGCTCGGAGCAGGCGAACGCAGCCGCGAACTGGTGCTGGCGTTCCAGCACCTGGGCGCTGAGGTCATCGCCGCGGACGAGTACCCAGACGCGCCGGCCCACACCGTGGCCGACCGCTCGGCGGTCCTCACCCTCACGGACGGCGCGGCTCTGACGGCGTTGATCGACGCGGAGAAGCCCGACATCGTCGTCGCCGACACCGGCGCTGTGGCCACCGACGCGTTGATCGCGGTGGCCGAACGCGCCGAGGTCGAGGTGTTCCCGACCCCGCGCAGCGTCCGCCTGTCGCTGGACGGCGAGGGACTGCGACGGCTGGCCGCCGACGAGCTGGGACTGCCTACCGCTCCGTTCTGGTTCGCCGGATCGGTCGAGGAATTGGGGGCGGTCGCCAAGCACGCCGGCTTCCCGCTGGTGGTCAAGCCCGTCGCGGCAGCACCCGGGGAGGGGCAGTCGGTGCTGCTGCGGCCCGACGACATCGAACCCGCCTGGCGCCGCGCTGTCGCCGGCGGTCGGCTGAGTCTGCACCGGGTGATGGCCGAGTCCGTCGTCGAGGTCGACGTCGAGGTGACGCTGTTGACCGTGCGCACGACGGGTCCCGCCGGCCCGGCCGTGTCTTTCTTCGAGCCGATCGGCCACCACGAACTCGACGGCGACACCGTGGAGGCGTGGCAGCCCCAACAACTGTCCGCGGCTGCGCTGGACGCGGCGAAATCGATCGCGGCCCGCATCGTGAACTCGCTGGGCGGCCGCGGCCTGTTCGCCGTGGAGTTGCTGGTGCGCGGAGACGAGGTGTACTTCGCCGACGTCCGACCCCGCCCGCATGACACCGGGCTGGTCACCTTGCGGTCGCAGCGGCTCTCGGAGTTCGAGTTGCACGCCCGGGCCATCCTCGGTCTGCCGGTGGACACGATCATGATCTCCCCCAGCGCGGTCGAGGTGACCTACAGGGCCGTCGAAGGTGCCTCTACCGTCGCGGTCGCCGGCGAGACCCGGCGCCGGGAACTGGCCGAGGCGCTGGCGGTGGCCGAGAGCGATGTCCGGGTCTTCCGCGGGACCGACCAGTCTGCCGGGCGACCCTGGGCCACGGTCGCCACCGCAACCGCGCCGGACGTGATCGTCGCGCGCGACCGGGTCCGCCGCATCGCCGCCGTCCTGCGGAGCCATCGATGA
- a CDS encoding MarR family winged helix-turn-helix transcriptional regulator, whose product MDDIDRAGLEALVAADVRALSAASDQIGHDFADLHTLTTTDFRALLHVMVAESAGRPLTAGELSRRLGVSGAAVTYLVERMIGSGHLLRGTDPDDRRKVMLRVADHGRAVAREFFTPLERHTHAALSGLPDSDLRAAHRVFGALIDAMAQFRAQLDTDPEPGVSHGPPGSGRLGRR is encoded by the coding sequence GTGGACGACATCGACCGGGCGGGGCTGGAGGCGCTGGTGGCCGCGGACGTGCGGGCACTGAGTGCGGCATCTGACCAGATCGGCCACGACTTCGCCGATCTGCACACGCTGACGACCACGGATTTCCGCGCACTGCTGCACGTCATGGTGGCCGAGTCGGCCGGCCGACCGCTGACGGCGGGGGAGCTCAGCCGACGCCTCGGAGTGTCCGGAGCGGCGGTCACCTACCTCGTCGAGCGGATGATCGGGTCAGGCCACCTGTTGCGCGGGACTGACCCGGACGACCGGCGCAAGGTGATGCTGCGCGTCGCCGACCACGGAAGGGCCGTGGCGCGCGAATTCTTCACCCCGTTGGAGCGGCACACCCATGCCGCTCTGTCCGGGCTGCCCGACAGCGATTTGCGCGCGGCGCACCGGGTGTTCGGCGCGTTGATCGACGCGATGGCGCAGTTCCGGGCGCAGTTGGACACCGACCCCGAGCCCGGTGTGTCCCACGGGCCGCCCGGGTCTGGCAGGCTTGGTCGTCGATGA
- a CDS encoding MMPL family transporter: MSRRFSWLLALVIVALSGALMGLVGGGDSSSQSPVAVPAGAESARADTVRSEFPGGDRVPAILVVTRADGSTLTSQDLAAVDAARERMFAVADADSAPPSGPPRVVSEDGEAAVVTVPLSSELSGFALTDKVEELRSAAGEGLPTDLRAEVTGGPAFGADIANSFSGANFTLLAVTATVVALLLIITYRSPVLWLAPLLVIGFADRVAAVLGTAVAQLFDMTPDGSTSGITSVLVFGAGTNYALLLISRYREELGRRESHWEALDTAVRRAGPAIVASNATVVLALLTLLLAVAPSTRSLGVQAASGLVVAAVFVLLVLPPLLGVFGRKLFWPFIPRLGDRALTDAGIWHRIAAGVARRPAAVAAVAIGALAVLCTGLFGTPVGLSQTEQFRVEAESVNGFETLSAHFPSGVTDPTRVIASTDRSADVQRAITETPGVVSANPAGTSPDGLTQWSVVLAAEPASDEAFDTIDALRDNVHGADEQALVGGSDAKARDAAAAAAHDRAVVIPAILIVVLAVLYVLLRAALAPLILVAVTVLSALAALGLGGWASVHVFGFPGLDVTAPLFAFLFLVALGVDYTIFLVTRAREETPEHGTRDGIVRAVSATGAVITSAGIVLASVFCVLGVLPLIVLTQIGIIVGLGILLDTFVVRTVIIPALFTLIGPKVWWPALRGDRNVDA; this comes from the coding sequence ATGTCCCGTCGTTTCTCTTGGCTGCTCGCCCTGGTCATCGTGGCCCTGTCCGGCGCTCTGATGGGTCTGGTCGGCGGTGGCGACTCGAGTTCGCAGTCCCCTGTTGCGGTTCCGGCGGGGGCGGAATCCGCGCGCGCCGACACGGTCCGGTCGGAGTTCCCCGGCGGAGACCGGGTACCCGCGATCCTGGTCGTCACACGTGCGGACGGGTCGACCCTCACGTCGCAGGACCTCGCGGCCGTCGACGCGGCACGCGAGCGGATGTTCGCCGTCGCCGACGCGGACTCCGCACCGCCGTCGGGTCCGCCGCGGGTGGTCTCCGAGGACGGCGAGGCGGCGGTCGTGACCGTTCCGCTGAGCAGTGAGCTGTCCGGCTTCGCGCTGACCGACAAGGTCGAGGAACTGCGCAGCGCGGCGGGCGAGGGGCTGCCGACGGATCTACGCGCCGAGGTCACCGGCGGGCCCGCATTCGGCGCCGACATCGCGAACTCGTTCTCCGGTGCCAACTTCACCCTGCTGGCGGTCACGGCCACCGTGGTGGCGCTGCTGCTGATCATCACCTACCGGTCACCGGTGCTGTGGCTGGCGCCGCTGCTCGTGATCGGGTTCGCCGACCGGGTCGCCGCAGTGCTCGGCACGGCGGTCGCCCAACTGTTCGACATGACTCCCGACGGCTCGACGTCGGGCATCACCAGCGTGCTGGTCTTCGGGGCCGGCACGAACTATGCGCTGCTGCTGATCTCGCGGTATCGCGAGGAGTTGGGCCGCAGAGAGTCTCACTGGGAGGCACTGGACACGGCGGTGCGCCGCGCCGGCCCGGCCATTGTCGCCAGCAACGCCACCGTGGTGTTGGCGCTGTTGACGCTGCTGCTGGCCGTCGCACCGAGCACCCGCAGCCTCGGCGTGCAGGCCGCGTCCGGGTTGGTGGTCGCCGCCGTGTTCGTGCTGCTGGTGCTGCCGCCGCTGCTCGGCGTGTTCGGCCGGAAGTTGTTCTGGCCCTTCATTCCCCGCCTCGGGGACCGCGCCCTGACCGATGCCGGCATCTGGCACCGGATCGCCGCCGGGGTGGCCCGGCGCCCGGCTGCCGTCGCGGCGGTGGCCATCGGCGCGCTCGCGGTGCTGTGCACGGGTCTGTTCGGCACCCCCGTGGGCCTGTCGCAGACCGAGCAGTTCCGCGTCGAGGCCGAATCGGTGAACGGCTTCGAGACGTTGTCTGCACATTTCCCCAGCGGGGTGACCGACCCGACGCGGGTGATCGCCTCCACCGACCGCAGCGCGGACGTGCAGCGGGCCATCACCGAGACACCCGGAGTGGTGTCGGCCAACCCCGCCGGTACGTCGCCGGACGGGTTGACGCAGTGGTCGGTGGTGCTGGCCGCCGAGCCCGCCTCCGACGAAGCGTTCGACACCATCGACGCGCTGCGCGACAACGTCCACGGCGCCGACGAGCAGGCCCTGGTCGGCGGCTCCGACGCCAAGGCGCGCGACGCGGCTGCGGCGGCCGCGCACGACCGGGCCGTGGTGATACCGGCAATCCTGATCGTGGTGCTGGCGGTGCTGTACGTGCTGCTGCGCGCCGCGCTGGCCCCGCTGATCCTGGTCGCGGTCACCGTGCTGAGCGCGCTGGCCGCGCTGGGCCTCGGCGGCTGGGCCAGCGTGCACGTGTTCGGGTTCCCCGGCCTGGACGTCACCGCACCGCTGTTCGCGTTCCTGTTCCTGGTGGCCCTCGGCGTGGACTACACGATCTTCCTCGTCACCCGGGCCCGCGAGGAGACACCCGAGCACGGGACCCGCGACGGCATCGTGCGGGCGGTGTCGGCCACCGGGGCCGTCATCACCAGCGCCGGCATCGTGCTGGCCTCGGTGTTCTGCGTGCTCGGTGTGCTGCCGCTGATCGTGCTGACCCAGATCGGCATCATCGTGGGCCTGGGCATCCTGCTCGACACGTTCGTCGTGCGCACGGTGATCATCCCGGCCCTGTTCACGCTGATCGGCCCGAAGGTCTGGTGGCCGGCCCTGCGCGGAGACCGTAACGTCGACGCATGA
- a CDS encoding cytochrome P450, protein MTEARTAGPPLPPLHMRRDGLEPVAGLRELRQDTGVAMVTGAFGVPVYLVTRYDDVKAVLSDHHRFSNRRPPGAVAPGSGVDEDELTRARSGNLLALDPPEHQRLRRMLTGEFTLRRMKRLQPRIVEIVNDALDAMAAAGPPADLVEHFALPVPSLVICELLGVPYADRADFQRRSARQLNLSIPIPERLQLQREGRDYMGTLVAAARSEPRDDILGMLIREHGADLTDDELIGIASLLLLAGHETTSNMLALGTLTLLRHPDQLAAVRDDPAAVAPAIEELMRWLSIVHTAIPRLATTDVEVAGVRIPAGSLVFASLPSANRDPEFIDRPDVFDINRGALGHVGFGHGVHHCLGAPLARMEMATAFPALLRRFPALRLAEDFADVQFRSFHFIYGLASLKVTW, encoded by the coding sequence ATGACCGAGGCCCGCACGGCCGGCCCGCCGCTGCCGCCACTGCACATGCGCCGCGACGGCCTGGAGCCGGTCGCCGGGCTGCGGGAGTTGCGGCAGGACACCGGCGTGGCGATGGTGACGGGCGCGTTCGGCGTGCCGGTGTACCTGGTGACGCGGTACGACGACGTCAAGGCCGTGCTGTCCGACCATCATCGTTTCTCCAACCGTCGCCCGCCGGGTGCGGTGGCGCCCGGGAGCGGGGTCGACGAGGACGAGCTCACCCGCGCCCGGTCGGGCAACCTGCTGGCGCTCGACCCGCCCGAGCACCAACGGCTGCGTCGCATGCTCACCGGCGAGTTCACGTTGCGGCGGATGAAGCGCCTGCAGCCGCGCATTGTCGAGATCGTCAACGATGCGCTCGACGCCATGGCTGCCGCGGGTCCGCCCGCCGACCTGGTCGAACACTTCGCGCTCCCTGTTCCGTCGCTGGTGATCTGTGAGCTGCTCGGCGTGCCCTACGCTGACCGCGCCGATTTCCAGCGGCGCAGCGCCCGTCAGCTCAACCTGTCGATCCCGATCCCGGAACGTCTGCAACTGCAGCGGGAGGGCCGCGACTACATGGGGACGCTGGTGGCCGCGGCCCGGTCCGAACCCCGGGACGACATCCTCGGCATGTTGATCCGTGAGCACGGCGCGGATCTCACCGACGACGAATTGATCGGCATTGCGAGCCTGCTGTTGCTGGCCGGCCACGAGACGACGTCGAACATGCTGGCGCTGGGAACGTTGACGCTGCTGCGTCACCCCGACCAGCTCGCGGCCGTGCGCGACGACCCCGCCGCGGTGGCGCCCGCGATCGAGGAGCTGATGCGCTGGCTGTCGATCGTGCATACCGCGATCCCGCGGCTGGCCACCACCGACGTCGAGGTCGCCGGCGTCCGGATACCGGCCGGGTCGCTGGTCTTCGCCTCTCTGCCGTCGGCAAACCGCGACCCCGAATTCATCGACCGCCCCGACGTTTTCGATATCAACCGCGGTGCGCTGGGGCACGTGGGCTTCGGACACGGGGTGCATCACTGTCTGGGGGCTCCGCTGGCCCGGATGGAGATGGCGACCGCTTTCCCGGCGCTGCTGCGGCGGTTCCCGGCGCTGCGACTGGCCGAGGACTTCGCCGATGTGCAGTTCCGCAGCTTCCATTTCATCTACGGTCTGGCATCGTTGAAGGTCACGTGGTGA
- a CDS encoding ferredoxin: MSSEERKRVGAEREFCIQAGNCVMVAGEVFDQDDDGIVVVLTEEVTGESIEHARDAINLCPANALRFEE, translated from the coding sequence ATGAGTTCCGAGGAACGCAAGCGGGTGGGCGCCGAACGCGAGTTCTGCATTCAAGCGGGCAACTGCGTGATGGTGGCCGGCGAGGTCTTCGACCAGGACGACGACGGCATCGTCGTGGTGCTCACCGAGGAGGTGACGGGCGAGTCGATCGAGCATGCCCGCGACGCCATCAACCTGTGCCCCGCCAACGCGCTGCGCTTCGAGGAGTGA
- a CDS encoding GGDEF domain-containing protein — translation MEKGFGEFFRSWWRQPFDFDWTERHFRSRGFQRVHQVFIGAFALLYGVTATLTANSELLDGGPPGAQVIVMVIAVSSTVLGVIWIVGPWPSATQSAGFVVYADLAVVAVIFCCADAFTAMPGLALLAANGIYVVIAHGPRALLAHLVFTTAAFAYFYGMALYQETATPEITTVRLLVLMPTVIGVPVIVQSYLLALRTGAMDALHDPLTRLYNRRGFDSDVTELVPTGSGRIGVLAIDVDKFKAINDSHGHDAGDRVLVAVADAARDAVAQSGVRSVSARTGGEEFVIVADAEPAVMARLAERLHQALAASAAAVVPTVSIGVATMRLDGHDVRTAVRALVEHADQAMYRAKHAGGNQTVVAEPIVPD, via the coding sequence ATGGAAAAGGGGTTCGGCGAATTCTTCCGGAGCTGGTGGCGGCAGCCGTTCGACTTCGACTGGACTGAGCGGCATTTCCGATCGCGCGGATTCCAGCGCGTGCACCAGGTGTTCATCGGCGCCTTCGCGTTGCTCTACGGCGTCACTGCGACGCTGACGGCGAACAGCGAGCTGCTCGACGGCGGCCCCCCGGGCGCGCAGGTCATCGTGATGGTCATCGCGGTGAGCTCCACGGTGCTCGGCGTCATCTGGATCGTCGGGCCGTGGCCCTCGGCCACGCAGTCGGCGGGCTTCGTGGTCTACGCCGACCTCGCCGTGGTCGCGGTGATCTTCTGCTGCGCCGACGCGTTCACCGCGATGCCCGGACTCGCACTGCTGGCGGCCAACGGTATCTACGTCGTCATCGCGCACGGGCCGCGTGCGCTGCTCGCGCACCTGGTGTTCACCACCGCGGCGTTCGCCTACTTCTACGGCATGGCGTTGTACCAGGAAACCGCCACGCCCGAGATCACCACGGTGCGGCTGTTGGTCCTGATGCCGACGGTCATCGGAGTGCCGGTGATCGTGCAGTCCTATCTGCTGGCACTACGGACCGGTGCGATGGACGCGCTGCACGACCCGCTGACGCGGCTGTACAACCGGCGCGGCTTCGACTCCGACGTGACCGAACTGGTGCCGACCGGAAGCGGCCGTATCGGCGTGCTGGCCATCGACGTCGACAAGTTCAAGGCGATCAACGACAGTCACGGCCACGACGCGGGGGACCGGGTACTCGTCGCGGTTGCCGACGCGGCGCGCGACGCGGTGGCGCAGTCGGGGGTGCGCTCGGTCAGTGCCCGCACCGGCGGCGAAGAGTTCGTGATCGTCGCCGACGCCGAACCGGCCGTGATGGCCCGGCTGGCCGAGCGGCTGCACCAGGCGCTGGCGGCCAGCGCCGCGGCGGTGGTGCCGACGGTCAGCATCGGGGTCGCCACCATGCGTCTCGACGGGCACGACGTCCGCACGGCGGTGCGCGCCCTAGTCGAGCACGCCGATCAGGCGATGTACCGGGCCAAGCACGCCGGCGGCAACCAGACCGTGGTCGCCGAACCGATCGTGCCCGACTGA
- a CDS encoding PaaI family thioesterase: MSADYGLDPRRVDPDYDRHGGFPVFEPAQPGPGFERFLTAMRRAQDLAVSADPDPATWEDAADRVEALVDLLDPYTAGEGVGPANRVPSLPGAGSLLMPPWTVTKFEADGIELEVTFSRYHVGGNHAVHGGVLPLLFDSMFGMVIHATGRPISRTAFLHVDYRRVTPVDTTLTARGWLREAEGRKAFVNAELLDAEGNVLAESNGLMIRLLPGQP, from the coding sequence ATGTCGGCTGACTACGGGCTCGATCCGCGTCGCGTAGATCCGGACTACGACCGCCACGGCGGCTTCCCGGTCTTCGAGCCGGCCCAGCCCGGCCCGGGGTTCGAGCGGTTCCTGACCGCGATGCGCCGTGCCCAGGACCTGGCCGTGTCGGCGGACCCGGATCCGGCCACCTGGGAGGACGCGGCCGACCGCGTCGAAGCCCTCGTCGATCTGCTGGACCCCTACACCGCCGGGGAGGGCGTCGGCCCCGCCAACCGGGTGCCGTCGCTGCCCGGTGCGGGGAGCCTGCTGATGCCGCCGTGGACGGTGACGAAGTTCGAGGCCGACGGCATCGAGTTGGAGGTCACGTTCAGCCGCTACCACGTCGGCGGCAACCACGCCGTACACGGCGGTGTGCTGCCGCTGCTGTTCGACTCCATGTTCGGCATGGTCATCCACGCGACCGGCCGGCCGATCAGCCGCACCGCGTTCTTGCACGTGGACTACCGCAGGGTGACTCCCGTCGACACCACGCTGACCGCGCGGGGCTGGTTGCGGGAAGCCGAGGGGCGCAAGGCGTTCGTCAACGCCGAACTGCTCGACGCCGAGGGGAACGTGCTCGCCGAGTCCAACGGCCTGATGATCCGCCTCTTGCCCGGCCAACCGTGA